In Treponema vincentii, a single window of DNA contains:
- a CDS encoding cobalt transporter, translating to MRYGVILFVFCIITGALWANPFTGKKNTPAPVRTEKPADFIVNRQAQLHTKLGDSIYEWTQTHSAQAFWTIIGLAFFYGIMHALGPGHRKTLVFSFYLTRQAPVWEPAVTSLTLAGLHGITSLLLLLIFRNVSGALSAHTDSAAIYLEGFSFILLLLLSVASILHLLSGAFPNRFPRLRFSRRSLTSDQNGKPTYNTGSYGSARYKNYRPQHRSTENIQWGAFLLSGMYPCPAALLVLVLVSTLDAAGIGIIAVIGISAGMAIPITVAAYLAWTGRQRLFKRIGKTQKYAETTALVLSLAAYSAIFIFSFIAVLPFIKSVIG from the coding sequence ATGCGATACGGAGTTATCTTGTTTGTATTCTGTATTATAACCGGCGCTCTCTGGGCAAACCCCTTTACCGGCAAAAAAAATACGCCTGCTCCCGTCCGCACGGAGAAACCGGCTGATTTTATTGTAAACCGACAAGCGCAGCTGCACACAAAGCTCGGCGATTCCATCTATGAGTGGACGCAGACACATTCGGCACAAGCATTTTGGACAATTATCGGACTCGCCTTCTTTTATGGGATTATGCATGCGCTGGGGCCGGGACACCGGAAAACACTGGTGTTCTCATTTTATCTGACTCGGCAAGCCCCCGTGTGGGAGCCCGCTGTAACCAGCCTCACCTTAGCGGGGCTGCACGGTATAACCAGCCTCTTGTTACTGTTAATCTTCCGCAATGTGAGCGGCGCGTTATCCGCACATACCGACTCTGCAGCAATTTACCTTGAAGGTTTTTCGTTTATCCTACTGCTGCTGCTTTCCGTAGCTTCCATCTTGCATCTGTTGTCCGGTGCATTCCCCAATCGGTTTCCCCGGCTTCGTTTCAGCCGTCGATCACTCACGTCCGATCAAAATGGCAAACCGACATACAATACCGGCAGCTACGGTTCCGCACGGTATAAAAACTACCGTCCACAGCACCGCAGCACAGAGAATATACAATGGGGCGCTTTTTTACTTAGCGGTATGTATCCCTGTCCTGCGGCTTTGCTCGTGCTGGTACTGGTTTCTACATTGGATGCGGCGGGTATCGGTATCATTGCGGTTATCGGTATATCGGCGGGCATGGCAATTCCCATCACCGTTGCAGCATACCTCGCATGGACGGGACGGCAGCGGTTGTTTAAGCGAATCGGCAAAACACAAAAATATGCCGAAACCACCGCATTAGTGCTCTCACTGGCGGCTTACAGCGCCATCTTTATTTTTTCGTTTATCGCAGTACTGCCTTTCATCAAAAGTGTGATAGGGTAA
- the sppA gene encoding signal peptide peptidase SppA — protein MKDKKRGFFRSIFRGLNLLRLIILNLIFFILLFLFIAGIYKYNDGTGKQKNTRITVYADSLLLINPAGRLTEKPDEFVWRNYLLSDTTSDAVLLSDITDALRHAAHDRRITGVLLDLTGLYGISTGHFTELKTALLEYKESNKPLYAFSTSYGLGRYYIASFADHIYLDPMGEVDLSGFYTESLFYGEMEHKLGVRWNVAHAGAFKSMAETYTRTEMSEGVRNNNLSVLKDLWHTYLQDIATNRAADANSFEAYTVNYNDALRKVNGNSAQAALDANLITDIGTYEECGVELGVLDEETYNLSSRDFINYNNYNKSFKKKETDNRIGVIYLTGSITGTTGNTADNADSPTLVDLFDEAADDDSIKAVVLRIDSGGGEVNASEDIRRSLDRLSKKIGKPVVVSMGDIAASGAYWIASSADYIFCSPYTITGSIGVFAVSPSIQKAVQEYFGIRADGVSVSGRMPYSIFRNPTDAEKTQSELEVMHTYSIFLDTVAQGRNLPRATVEELAQGKIYSGAQAKELQLADELGGFTDAVNYAATKAGIKETYSLKVLYKEPPVADEILKTLLAENARFYKTADLQVLHELFGLHSKKGFYVYTPIKAPTEER, from the coding sequence ATGAAAGATAAAAAACGCGGATTTTTTCGTTCGATCTTTCGCGGTCTTAATCTTCTTCGCCTCATTATTCTTAATCTTATATTTTTCATTTTGCTTTTTCTATTTATTGCAGGTATTTACAAATACAATGACGGCACGGGGAAACAAAAAAATACCCGCATTACGGTTTATGCCGACTCCCTTTTATTGATTAATCCGGCAGGACGCCTTACCGAAAAACCGGATGAATTTGTCTGGCGGAATTACCTGCTGTCAGACACAACTTCCGATGCCGTGTTATTATCGGATATTACCGATGCATTACGCCACGCCGCACATGACCGGCGGATAACGGGAGTTTTACTCGATCTTACCGGTCTCTACGGTATTTCCACAGGACATTTTACCGAATTAAAGACGGCATTGCTTGAATATAAAGAGTCCAATAAACCACTCTATGCTTTTTCAACAAGCTACGGATTAGGACGCTATTACATTGCCTCTTTTGCCGACCATATCTACCTTGATCCTATGGGTGAGGTAGACTTATCGGGATTTTACACCGAATCGCTTTTCTACGGAGAAATGGAACATAAACTCGGCGTTCGATGGAATGTTGCCCATGCGGGAGCTTTCAAGTCGATGGCGGAAACTTATACCCGTACCGAAATGTCTGAAGGAGTGCGTAACAATAATCTATCCGTACTGAAAGACTTATGGCACACATACTTACAGGATATAGCCACAAACAGAGCCGCCGACGCGAATAGCTTTGAAGCCTATACGGTGAACTATAACGATGCACTGCGGAAGGTAAACGGAAACAGCGCCCAAGCGGCACTTGATGCAAATCTGATCACCGATATCGGCACGTACGAAGAATGCGGCGTTGAACTCGGTGTATTGGATGAGGAAACATACAACCTTTCTTCACGGGATTTTATCAACTACAATAACTATAATAAGTCTTTTAAAAAGAAAGAAACGGATAATCGGATCGGGGTTATTTATTTAACCGGTTCGATTACGGGAACTACCGGCAATACTGCCGATAATGCGGACAGTCCTACCCTCGTAGATTTATTCGACGAAGCTGCTGATGACGATTCAATTAAAGCAGTAGTATTACGGATTGATTCGGGCGGCGGAGAGGTGAATGCTTCTGAGGATATACGGAGAAGTTTAGATAGATTGTCGAAAAAAATCGGAAAGCCTGTTGTTGTGTCGATGGGTGATATAGCAGCCTCGGGAGCATATTGGATTGCTTCTTCCGCCGACTATATTTTTTGCTCACCGTATACCATTACCGGTTCAATCGGTGTCTTTGCCGTTTCACCATCTATTCAAAAAGCGGTACAAGAATACTTCGGAATCCGCGCAGACGGAGTCAGTGTTTCCGGCCGTATGCCCTACTCAATTTTCCGCAATCCGACCGATGCAGAAAAAACGCAATCGGAATTGGAAGTTATGCATACATACTCAATCTTTTTAGATACGGTAGCGCAGGGCAGAAATCTCCCGCGTGCAACCGTTGAAGAATTAGCTCAAGGGAAAATTTATTCCGGAGCGCAGGCGAAGGAGTTGCAGCTCGCTGATGAATTAGGTGGTTTTACCGATGCCGTCAATTATGCCGCAACAAAGGCAGGCATAAAAGAAACGTATTCGTTAAAGGTTTTATATAAAGAGCCGCCCGTAGCCGATGAAATCTTAAAAACGCTGCTCGCAGAAAATGCCCGATTTTATAAAACCGCCGATCTGCAAGTATTGCACGAGCTTTTCGGACTGCACTCAAAAAAAGGCTTTTATGTATATACCCCAATCAAAGCACCAACGGAAGAAAGATAG
- a CDS encoding DHH family phosphoesterase, with protein MNNIITPAVPQKLIDFLHFYPMFLIVGHKEPDGDCIGSSIAMSLFLQRLGKKTQMLSAGPFQRSEIRMYEPLFSAHVPESLIKNPEKTGVIIVDCSGIDRTGNIAEELTYFPSICIDHHATNTTNEASSLVYAEAPSTTFIIQTIIEKMTGSVTREEAEMLFFGLCTDTGFFRHLDERSGEVFAHTARLVQAGANPKYTFAAINGGKSFGSRILISRVLARMKPYYDGRLIVSYETYQDKQEIGIENRDSDMAYQLIQSIAGVKAICIVRQDTETHCSVGFRSLDTIDVSIIASSFGGGGHKQAAGLYIEGIAEQLIPKFVAAFAPQFQDVFTHVKI; from the coding sequence ATGAATAATATTATTACACCTGCCGTTCCGCAAAAGTTAATCGATTTTTTACATTTCTATCCGATGTTCCTCATAGTCGGCCATAAAGAGCCTGACGGAGATTGTATCGGAAGCAGTATCGCAATGTCACTTTTTTTACAACGACTGGGAAAAAAGACACAGATGCTCTCTGCCGGACCGTTCCAGCGGTCGGAAATTCGGATGTATGAACCGCTTTTTTCCGCTCATGTGCCGGAATCACTCATCAAAAACCCTGAAAAAACCGGTGTCATCATTGTTGACTGTTCCGGGATAGACCGAACGGGCAATATTGCTGAAGAACTTACATATTTTCCTTCGATCTGTATCGATCATCATGCCACCAATACGACAAATGAAGCAAGCTCGCTTGTATATGCGGAAGCTCCTTCAACAACATTTATTATCCAAACGATTATCGAAAAGATGACCGGCTCCGTAACACGGGAGGAAGCGGAGATGTTGTTCTTCGGTCTTTGTACCGATACCGGCTTTTTCCGTCACTTGGATGAACGGAGCGGCGAGGTTTTTGCTCATACTGCACGGCTGGTACAGGCAGGCGCAAACCCCAAATATACATTTGCAGCGATTAACGGCGGTAAATCTTTCGGTTCACGGATACTTATCTCGCGTGTATTAGCCCGCATGAAGCCGTATTATGACGGGAGACTCATCGTTTCGTATGAAACGTACCAAGACAAACAAGAAATCGGCATCGAGAACAGGGATTCCGATATGGCATATCAGCTTATTCAGAGCATCGCGGGGGTAAAGGCAATTTGCATTGTCCGACAGGATACCGAAACGCATTGTAGTGTCGGTTTTCGCTCTCTCGATACTATCGATGTCAGTATTATCGCATCCTCTTTCGGCGGCGGCGGGCATAAGCAGGCCGCAGGACTTTATATAGAAGGGATTGCCGAACAGTTGATCCCTAAGTTCGTTGCAGCGTTTGCCCCCCAGTTTCAAGACGTATTTACTCACGTAAAAATCTAA
- the rpmB gene encoding 50S ribosomal protein L28, translating to MARRCDICGKGPMSGNTVSKSMNHQRRVWRPNLIDVKTEIDGRTLTLKLCSRCLKSNYVVKKV from the coding sequence ATGGCACGCAGATGCGATATTTGTGGGAAAGGGCCGATGAGCGGTAATACGGTTAGTAAATCGATGAATCACCAACGCCGCGTATGGCGCCCCAACCTTATCGACGTAAAAACGGAAATTGACGGTAGAACGTTAACATTGAAACTGTGTTCCCGCTGCTTAAAGAGCAACTATGTTGTTAAGAAAGTCTAA
- a CDS encoding integrase catalytic domain-containing protein — protein MSTQGQYICTLTLTDVHSGWTENRALLNKAHRWVKEAIEDVKEKLPFQMKGIDSDNGSEFKNTQLLQWCKSNEIIFTRSRSYKKNDNCFVEQKNDSVVRHIVGYYRFEGEAARAVMADLYQQYNTLVNFFFPSMKIISKKRIDAKVTKKYDTAKTPYCRLMESSDVSEAVKAELCRRKNNLDLQQLLETTQCLQSKLISMAQSWS, from the coding sequence ATAAGTACCCAAGGACAGTATATTTGCACGCTTACCCTTACCGATGTCCATTCAGGCTGGACGGAAAACCGAGCCCTTTTAAACAAAGCTCATCGTTGGGTAAAAGAAGCAATAGAAGATGTGAAAGAAAAGCTCCCGTTTCAGATGAAAGGTATTGATAGCGACAACGGAAGTGAGTTCAAAAATACACAGCTGTTGCAATGGTGTAAAAGTAATGAGATTATCTTCACTCGGAGCCGATCGTATAAAAAGAATGATAATTGTTTTGTTGAACAGAAAAATGATAGTGTCGTAAGGCACATTGTCGGTTACTATCGCTTTGAGGGAGAAGCTGCGCGAGCGGTTATGGCTGACCTTTATCAGCAGTATAATACACTGGTCAATTTCTTTTTTCCTTCGATGAAAATTATTTCAAAAAAACGGATAGACGCAAAGGTCACAAAGAAATATGATACGGCAAAGACTCCGTATTGCAGGCTGATGGAAAGCTCTGATGTAAGCGAGGCGGTAAAAGCTGAGCTGTGCCGCAGGAAGAACAACTTGGATTTACAACAACTGCTTGAAACAACGCAATGCTTGCAGAGTAAACTTATCTCTATGGCTCAGTCTTGGTCATAG
- a CDS encoding DUF1007 family protein has translation MIRYTHKKIVCISILLSTLLFTAPLQLIAHPHLFISAQTEFVLNEGKVLGAYETWTFDRFFSADIIQGYDLNRDGLFDKAETKDVYDNAFINTKNYSYFTFIRQGDKRRSPEKVSDFSVWQKDGIASYRFYVDLSKYSGDFYFAVYDYSFFCDFRYDEKSPVLFRGSFGKTAPRYTIAENKKYPVYYDPFDTADMTTMYDSWKPGLQTYYPKEIHITY, from the coding sequence ATGATACGGTATACACATAAAAAAATAGTATGCATTTCGATTTTGCTAAGTACCTTGCTGTTTACGGCGCCGCTTCAACTGATAGCCCATCCGCACCTCTTTATTTCCGCTCAAACGGAGTTTGTATTAAATGAAGGAAAAGTCTTAGGGGCGTATGAAACGTGGACGTTTGACCGTTTCTTCAGTGCGGATATTATTCAGGGCTACGATCTGAACCGAGACGGACTTTTTGATAAAGCTGAAACAAAAGATGTCTATGACAATGCTTTTATCAACACTAAAAACTACTCGTATTTTACCTTTATCCGGCAGGGAGATAAGCGCCGTAGCCCCGAAAAGGTAAGCGATTTTTCCGTATGGCAAAAAGACGGCATCGCTTCGTATCGATTTTATGTTGATTTGTCAAAATACAGCGGTGATTTTTATTTTGCCGTATACGATTACAGCTTTTTCTGTGATTTCCGGTATGATGAAAAATCTCCGGTACTCTTTCGCGGGTCTTTCGGTAAAACGGCTCCAAGATATACGATTGCCGAAAACAAAAAATATCCTGTGTACTACGACCCTTTCGATACCGCCGATATGACAACCATGTATGATTCGTGGAAACCGGGTTTGCAAACCTACTACCCAAAAGAAATTCATATTACCTACTAA
- a CDS encoding RluA family pseudouridine synthase: MNKTVLHKPIAHNARFSFSYSGGNGGQREKENPSMTAGTRCKKKHKRDFEREKVTILYEDEYLAVIYKPDGMLSVPYPGSRAQTALEILERIMRKKGTYSQAHRPFAVHRLDRETSGVMMFAMTEKSQKKIMDNWQTLVTGRIYRAVAENPAKENYARSTLGVIKNSGTINDEIAYNAHNRGFVPHDKARFKTVSAITHYKIIERGVHHTLFELSLETGRKNQIRAHLASKGYVLAGDENYRAKTNPFGRLALHARTLEFNHPFTGEHLTFEIPEPEKWLLCVKSGDRRSTAKRPR, from the coding sequence ATGAATAAAACCGTTCTCCATAAACCAATAGCACACAACGCCCGTTTCTCTTTTTCATATTCCGGCGGAAACGGCGGGCAAAGGGAAAAAGAGAATCCTAGTATGACAGCCGGAACAAGATGTAAAAAGAAACACAAGCGAGATTTCGAGCGGGAAAAAGTTACAATTCTGTATGAAGATGAGTATCTTGCGGTGATTTACAAGCCGGACGGAATGCTTTCCGTGCCGTATCCGGGGAGCCGTGCGCAGACTGCTCTTGAAATTCTTGAGCGAATAATGCGCAAAAAGGGGACGTATTCTCAAGCTCATAGACCGTTTGCGGTTCACCGCCTTGATCGAGAAACATCAGGGGTAATGATGTTTGCAATGACGGAAAAATCCCAAAAAAAGATTATGGATAATTGGCAGACTCTTGTCACGGGGCGTATTTACCGTGCCGTTGCGGAAAACCCTGCGAAGGAAAATTATGCGCGGAGCACGCTCGGCGTAATTAAGAACAGCGGTACGATTAACGATGAAATTGCATACAATGCGCACAATCGGGGGTTTGTTCCGCATGATAAAGCCCGCTTTAAGACGGTAAGCGCTATAACTCATTACAAAATAATTGAGCGCGGTGTGCATCATACGCTTTTTGAATTAAGCCTTGAAACGGGACGAAAGAATCAAATCCGGGCACATTTGGCATCAAAAGGGTATGTTCTTGCCGGAGATGAAAATTACCGAGCAAAGACCAATCCTTTTGGACGGCTTGCCCTTCATGCGCGGACGCTCGAATTTAATCATCCGTTTACGGGAGAACATTTAACATTTGAAATCCCCGAACCCGAAAAATGGCTTTTATGTGTCAAAAGCGGAGATAGACGTAGTACGGCCAAACGCCCAAGATAA
- a CDS encoding flagellar basal body-associated protein FliL, whose translation MSVYPSDKLFKLLRGIIIVLIAAIIIGTVIAVVKKTKERASGRQDEESDAGAVYIPPKEYALYGDLGQLRAITADNPPITVILKPFLEYKASDTAFQEELVAQKEALKKSILDWFSLESAYRLSSELPQDIKRALMERINKQLVLGSIHNIYFEEFVILY comes from the coding sequence ATGAGTGTATATCCGTCGGACAAACTATTTAAGCTGTTGCGAGGCATTATCATTGTTCTGATTGCGGCTATCATAATCGGAACAGTTATCGCTGTTGTCAAAAAGACAAAAGAACGGGCTTCCGGCCGGCAGGATGAGGAATCGGATGCGGGCGCCGTTTATATTCCTCCTAAGGAATATGCGTTGTATGGAGACCTTGGTCAGCTTCGCGCCATTACAGCCGATAATCCGCCGATCACTGTTATCCTCAAGCCTTTCCTTGAATATAAGGCTTCGGATACTGCGTTTCAGGAAGAACTGGTTGCACAAAAAGAAGCACTTAAAAAAAGCATACTCGATTGGTTCTCTCTCGAAAGTGCGTATCGGCTCAGCAGTGAATTGCCACAGGATATAAAACGGGCGCTTATGGAACGGATAAATAAGCAGCTCGTATTAGGCTCGATACATAATATCTACTTTGAAGAGTTCGTTATTCTCTATTAG
- a CDS encoding Rpn family recombination-promoting nuclease/putative transposase: protein MSKSHSSSMRFTARNDYAFKKLFGTEENKDIMIEFLSLVTLLSKDDFDDVRIENSEQIPRFYNDKTGRLDIKIRLHDGRKIDVEMSFSDRHPCLSENTSFAIRQNIAAAWNHRHPWRNRCGKKSLPIKVKK, encoded by the coding sequence ATGAGCAAATCCCACAGCAGCTCGATGCGGTTCACCGCTCGAAACGACTACGCATTCAAAAAGCTCTTTGGTACCGAGGAAAACAAAGATATCATGATTGAGTTCCTCTCTTTGGTTACCCTTTTGAGCAAAGATGATTTTGACGATGTTCGCATCGAAAACAGCGAACAGATTCCCCGATTCTACAACGATAAAACCGGGCGGCTCGACATTAAAATCCGCTTACACGACGGCCGTAAAATCGATGTAGAGATGTCGTTTTCCGATAGACATCCGTGTCTATCGGAAAACACGAGTTTTGCCATTCGGCAAAACATCGCTGCTGCGTGGAATCACCGCCATCCTTGGCGGAACAGATGTGGGAAAAAGTCTCTACCGATAAAGGTCAAAAAGTGA
- the uvrC gene encoding excinuclease ABC subunit UvrC — translation MSEQADVREALHQYALSAPKTSGVYLWRDEKDIVIYVGKAKSLKNRLSSYFASKRDIKTRILVSRARRIEYIQTDNEYEALLLENNLIKKYKPRYNINLKDGKTYPVLKITNERYPRLYRTRRIQNDGARYFGPFPNVPAVDDFLSLIKRTYTLRQCKRLKKREPCLYFHIGRCSAPCADKISETDYRKDIDEIALLLEGDLKKPLAELTEKMKAAAAAREFEKAAHIRDGVQAVRALRGQNSVEDMDPEARDYIGWAAEGALITFTVFKMRGGKVVGRDLYRTESLKDEAEVLPEFLIAYYTDPKQTPPHIFVCAGQEYELAEQWFADQLGVKVTITAIPLEERKQASATDTESLTAVNEHSYHIDNTEAAAAEKTPVYGAVTPDEADTTPVSGSASEPETAKQTAASSNSVDRSEIPERSAADRLPPSVLRRHKAALAMAQFNAKEDAARRVKELGDFPALEELQKILSLDRPPHRIEGFDIAHLHGKYTVASLISFKDGNPDKKNYRIFRLRTTDGIIDDYASMREAVARRYTRLLNEAAELPDLIMIDGGIGQVNAAKAVLDALELDIPLVGLAEKNEELYRPHINKPIVLPRRSAALRVLQRVRDETHRFANTRNNRLRSKEELHLQFEQLPHIGEKRAARLLRSFSSIEKLAAASVEAAAAAARITQAQAEEVIAAARKTALKNAL, via the coding sequence ATGAGTGAACAAGCGGATGTGCGGGAAGCGCTTCATCAATATGCGCTGTCGGCGCCTAAAACCAGCGGCGTGTATCTGTGGCGAGATGAAAAAGATATCGTTATTTATGTCGGAAAGGCGAAATCGCTCAAGAATAGACTGAGTTCGTATTTTGCGTCAAAGCGGGATATAAAAACCCGTATCCTCGTTTCGCGTGCGCGCCGTATCGAGTATATTCAAACCGATAATGAGTATGAAGCGCTGCTGCTTGAAAATAATCTGATTAAAAAATACAAGCCGCGCTACAACATCAATCTCAAAGACGGGAAAACCTATCCCGTGCTCAAAATCACCAATGAACGTTATCCCCGGCTGTACCGGACGCGGCGGATACAAAACGACGGCGCCCGATATTTCGGCCCCTTTCCCAATGTGCCCGCTGTTGATGATTTTTTGTCGCTCATTAAACGGACATATACACTGAGGCAATGCAAGCGTCTAAAAAAGCGTGAACCCTGTCTGTATTTTCATATCGGCCGATGCAGTGCACCCTGTGCGGATAAAATTTCCGAAACCGACTATCGAAAGGATATTGATGAAATTGCGCTGCTGCTTGAAGGAGACTTGAAAAAACCGCTCGCCGAATTAACGGAAAAGATGAAAGCAGCAGCAGCAGCCCGTGAATTTGAAAAGGCCGCCCATATCAGAGACGGGGTGCAAGCGGTACGGGCGCTTCGAGGCCAAAACTCCGTTGAAGATATGGATCCGGAAGCTCGCGACTATATCGGCTGGGCGGCGGAGGGAGCGCTGATCACCTTTACGGTCTTTAAAATGCGGGGTGGCAAGGTTGTCGGACGGGACTTATACCGAACGGAAAGTCTCAAAGATGAAGCCGAGGTATTACCTGAATTTTTAATTGCATACTATACCGACCCGAAGCAGACTCCGCCGCATATCTTCGTGTGTGCGGGACAGGAATATGAACTCGCAGAGCAATGGTTTGCCGACCAGCTCGGCGTTAAAGTTACCATCACGGCGATTCCGTTGGAAGAGCGGAAACAAGCCTCTGCAACGGATACGGAAAGCCTCACCGCTGTGAACGAACATTCATATCATATTGATAACACCGAAGCGGCAGCCGCCGAAAAAACGCCGGTATATGGCGCCGTTACACCTGATGAGGCTGATACCACACCGGTATCCGGCAGCGCAAGCGAACCGGAGACAGCAAAACAAACAGCGGCTTCATCAAATAGCGTAGATAGGTCGGAGATACCGGAGCGGTCGGCAGCAGACCGTCTGCCTCCTTCCGTCCTTCGGCGGCATAAAGCGGCGCTTGCAATGGCGCAGTTTAACGCAAAAGAGGACGCTGCCCGCCGCGTAAAGGAGCTGGGAGACTTCCCTGCCCTGGAAGAACTCCAAAAAATATTATCGCTTGACCGGCCGCCCCATCGCATCGAAGGTTTCGATATCGCTCATTTGCACGGCAAGTACACCGTTGCAAGCCTCATCTCGTTTAAGGACGGCAATCCCGACAAAAAGAACTACCGGATTTTCAGGCTACGCACTACGGACGGTATTATCGACGACTATGCCTCCATGCGGGAAGCGGTGGCGCGGCGGTATACCCGTTTGCTGAACGAGGCGGCGGAGCTGCCCGACCTGATTATGATAGACGGCGGTATCGGACAGGTGAATGCGGCCAAGGCGGTACTCGATGCCTTGGAGCTTGACATTCCGTTAGTGGGGCTTGCAGAAAAAAATGAAGAGCTCTACCGGCCGCATATCAACAAGCCGATTGTACTGCCGCGGCGGAGCGCAGCCTTACGGGTTCTCCAGCGGGTACGCGACGAAACGCACCGGTTTGCCAACACTCGCAACAACCGGTTACGCTCAAAAGAGGAACTGCACTTACAATTTGAACAGCTACCCCACATCGGGGAAAAACGGGCTGCGCGTTTGCTGCGCAGCTTTTCAAGTATTGAAAAGCTTGCAGCCGCTTCCGTGGAAGCGGCTGCCGCCGCGGCGCGGATCACGCAAGCTCAAGCGGAAGAAGTCATTGCCGCCGCCCGGAAAACGGCTCTTAAAAATGCCCTATAG
- a CDS encoding RNA polymerase sigma factor, with amino-acid sequence MNMTTDYAAVYKKEGLNQTLRDYEVCKAVLNGNTQAFAVLAAQYQKRVYMLGLSFFDNTDDCEDFVQDVMLKAYSALGTFRAEASFATWLMRIAYNTAINSVKKRRSYTSLADGTEIEYRGDNPEEKHLNECIILSVREAVSNLPDSYRICIDLYFFYDMSYTDIAAVTELPLNTIKSHIFRAKKILREYLKEDRAVFEYTHRGSNFAYPAVVPH; translated from the coding sequence ATGAATATGACAACCGATTATGCTGCCGTTTATAAAAAAGAAGGGCTTAATCAAACGCTGCGGGATTACGAGGTGTGCAAAGCGGTATTAAACGGCAATACACAGGCTTTCGCCGTTTTGGCGGCGCAATATCAAAAACGGGTCTATATGCTCGGGTTGAGCTTTTTTGACAACACCGACGATTGTGAAGACTTTGTGCAGGATGTGATGCTAAAGGCATACTCTGCATTGGGAACGTTCCGTGCGGAAGCTTCTTTTGCAACATGGCTGATGCGTATCGCCTATAATACGGCAATTAATTCGGTTAAAAAACGGCGGAGCTATACCTCGCTTGCAGATGGTACTGAAATTGAGTATCGGGGGGATAATCCCGAAGAAAAACATTTGAATGAATGTATCATCTTGTCGGTACGTGAGGCAGTAAGTAATTTACCCGATAGTTACCGTATTTGTATTGACCTCTATTTCTTTTACGATATGAGTTATACCGACATTGCGGCTGTCACCGAACTACCGTTGAACACGATAAAATCCCATATTTTCCGTGCAAAAAAGATTTTACGGGAATATCTTAAAGAAGACCGTGCGGTCTTTGAATACACACATCGGGGATCGAATTTTGCGTATCCGGCCGTTGTACCCCATTAG